The Oceanispirochaeta sp. M1 genomic interval GGGTCCTTACTATCTCTTCTTCTCCCTGCCTGATAATAACTTCATAACCCCAGGCACCCTCAATGGCGCCCCAGGATATATACTGTTCAACCAGTTTTGTCTCTGCCGGCAGATTCCAGGCAGTGAGAAGGAGTATCAGGAGGAAAAAAACTTTAAAATTAACGCGCATACTGCAGCTCCGGTGAAAGTATATCAGGTATCTCCGCTATCTCCGGAAGTGTCAGTTCAAAAGGGACGCCGAGAACAGAACTTTCCTGGAAAATCTTTCCATCCATCTCTCTCACGGCCTGAACTTCAAAGCGGAACCGCCCGATATTCAGATCTTCCAGCTTAGTAAAATTATACTGCGTTCTGCTCCATTTTTCTTCCTTGAATATGGCTTTTGCCGAAGCTTCCGGATAAAGAGCTACTCTGTAATATGTAGTCTTGGGGATGGATGACCAGCTGAATTTCAGATCATCCCTTGTCTCCATGTCAATAATCTGTTCAGCCAGGGGTTCAAAACTCTGTACTCCGGGCAGGGGAGGTACTGGGCTGACGGAAAAGGAGTAGATTGTGGAGTCAGGTGATTTATTGCCCTTCTCATCTTTTGCCATAAGCTGCAGATAATAGCTTCCCTGATCCAGATCCGGGATGGCTCTGTTGAGAGTTCTCAGTTCTTCATCCAGTATGAGTGTGCTGAAGTTAGGATCTTTAGAGAGCCTTATTCTCTGTCTGGCCAATGGGGGAGTCTGTACCCATCTGAAAGAGGGTTTGTTGTCTATTATATTCAGACGGGAGATACTCTGTTCGTTGGCCGGATAGGTCAGGCGGGGAGCTCCGTAATCCTGGACCTGGTCCAGGTTGAATGAACGGATGGCACTCCGGCTGCTGTTTGTAATTCCGCCATCGAGAGGGGTATGAGCCTGGACATGAAGGGTATATCCTCCGGCACGCAGATTCCGCTTCTCTATAATACTCCACCCGGTTTCAGCTGAGGATTCCCGTTCCATGGAGGGGTAGGCAGCATTTCCGGGAATCAGATCTGCCGTATAGTAGGATGCGCCGGCTACAGGCTGCCATCGGATATCAAGAGGAGTAGAACCAAGGAGAGAGAGTACTTCAGTCTCATTCGGGCCTGTGATACGAGGAGGACTCAGCCTCTGAACCATTTCAAAATCAGTCTGACTGCTTAACAGGACTATATTTTCATTTTCATCCAGAACAGTTACCTGCCAGTAATACTCTCCGGCACCCGGCAGAACAATATTTATGGATGTTGAATTGGTAACCTGTGTTACGAGGGGCAGACCTCCGCCGCTTTTTCTAAAAACTTCCACTTTATAGGGGCCGTCCAGAGTACTTTCCCAGGCGAAGTGGATATTATCAAAGCTCTCAACAATGCTGAGGCTTTCGGCTGCGGGTTTGACAGGATCGATGGAAAGTACTGCTTCCATAACCGTAAACTTCCTGAATTCAGAAGGAGGAACGGCTTTATTCTCCCGGTCCAGTCCTTCAATCATCCAGTAGTAGTCTCCCTGAGGGGGAAGATCCTCCATCAGATAGGAGTTTCTGCTGAGCCATTGGTCCGTGAGTGGGGCATTCATCTCCCTGTCTTTTGAGATAAGGATATGATAAGTACCGATCTCCCTGTCCGCCTTCCAGCTGAATCTGAGTCCCTCTTTGACTTTAAGAGGATTAACCGTTTCATCCGCAAGGGGAAGAATCAGCTGTGCCGGATCCTGACTATCATTCTTTTCAATAAAGAATCGCCTGACTTCCGGGCTTGAATAGGCTACCAGATCGGCAGCGGTATATTGGGGAATGACCCTCCAGAAGTAGCTCCCCTCCGTCAGGCTGCTGATGGTGCTGAAATTATTCGGACCAGATGTATTGCTCACAAGGCTGTTGAATCCGTTGTCTGTGGCGATCTGCAGCCGGGAGCCGTTGGCCAGGGTTGATGCTTCCCATGAGAAGGCCAGGTCAGGGGCTGTGTTGCGGTATTCAAAAACCTCATCCACATAGGGAACCTGCTGGTCGGGAGCATTGTCTCTGATAATTACAACCCGGTTGGGAGGGCTGTGATACTCGGTACCGTCAGTAAACTCTCCGCTGATCCGCCAGTAATAGGTTCCGGGAATGGAGTTCATGGAATAGAGCTCGGTGTTTCGTCCCAGTTCATAATCTGTAAATCTGAAAAAATCCTTGTATTCTCCAATCTCAAGACGGGGATTATTCAGAGGTAGAATGGATTCCCATGAGAATTCCATGGGGACCGCTGCCGATGTCGTGACTATAAGACGGTTGTTGGAGGGATATTTAAGTTTAACCGCTTCCTGTTCCACTATGATTTCATCACTGATGCTGGCTCTGTAGTTCTCTTCTATATTAGTTGTCTTACCATCTTTGGTAATATCGATAGTACCTTCATCAACAGAGAGATTGATATCTTCTCCATCCTGTTTGTTCAGGGTTACACTGGCTCGATTCAGGGCAATAACTGTATCTTCGGATTTAATCTGGAGGTCCGAATCACTACCGCTTGCGGCTGCAGAGATATTTCCGCCCAGAAATTCAATGCTTCTGGCTTCTTCTCCCCACTCAAGAACAATATAAGTGTTTGACGCCAGAGTTATTTCTGTGCCGTCAATCAGTTTTATTATGGCACCGGCATTATCAATTGTTCTCAGGCTGTCATAGTTATAAACAGGAGCACTGGTCTCAAGCTCACCCCAGACGGCGCGTCCCGAAAACTTTCTCTGAGCTCCGTTTTCAATAAAGGTGATCTCTCCGATCACCTCTCCACCCTCATTGCCTATCTCGCCATGGAGGTCTTCGTAGAACAAATAACCGGCCCCGGCGAAAATAGAGAGGAGGAAAATACTGAGAAAGATGTCTTTAATCAATGATCTCATATTTGACTTCTTCTTTCTCCATGTTTACATCAGCAATATTGTCAAAGTCGCCTGTTATGCCGACCTTCTCTCTCAGTTCCTTCATGGATCTTGGTCTGTCCGGATTATCCATTCGTCCCAGCACCGCATAGATCTGCTGGGGTTCGGATTTTCCTTTAACCATGATTTTATTCATGGGAACCAGATCGAAAATACCCTCTACGATATCCGCAGTACCCTGTGAAATCAGTACATCCGAGCCCATGGGCTTATTCAAAGCTTCGATACGGGATGCAAGGTTTACAGCATCTCCGATAACCGTGTATTCCATCCGGTAGTTTGACCCTATCTGTCCAGCCAGAACTTCACCGCTGTTCAGTCCGCATCCGATCTTGATAATTGGTTTACGGTCTCCGCCGCGGTCCTGGTTAAACTTTCTAAGAGCTGTACGCATGAGAAGTGCACCGTTTACGGCATTTTCCGCATCGTTTCCGTGGGAGATGGGAGCACCCCAGATGGCCATGATTGCGTCACCTATATACTTATCTACAGCACCCTTCGTCTGATTCACACAGTCTACCATAAGGGTCATATATTCATTGAGGAAGATTACAACCTCTTCAGGAGTCAGCTGTTCAGATATTGCCGTAAAGGAGCGGATATCCGAGAAGAATATAGTGGCATTCTTGATCTCACCTCCGAGCTGAATCTCTCCCTTTTCGGCAAGTTCGGCTACCTCTTTGTTTACAAAGCGTCCAAAGGCATCTTTGATTCTTTCTTTCTCTTCCAGACCCATTCCCATGTTGAGGAAGGCTCTGGTCAAAACTCCCACTTCGTCCTGGCTCTTGGGTTTGAGATCCAGTGTGTAATTCCCCGCTTCAATGGCCTGTGTTGCACCCACAAGTTTCCTGATGGGACCGGAAAGGGATTTTGAGTAGTAGTAGATGATCAGAATAGCCAGGGCTACAAACATGATCATCAGAAGTATGTTCCGCCGCTGAATTCTGTATATAGCTTCAAAGGCAAGTTCCTCGGGTACCGTTGTAATAACACCCAGGCGTCCAAAGCTGATTTTTTTGTACGATCCGAAAAAGACCTCTTTATCTTCCTGCTCATAGCGGATCTGTCCTGTGTTTACAGCCGAAGAGAAGAGTTCTTTTACAATGGTCAGGTCTCCCAGGTTCACTCCCGATGTGACAATAGTCTTATCAGGATGAGCTATCAGGTTTCCTGTGGAATCTACTATGAAAGTGCTTGTGATTCCTCTGGACTGTACGGCTTTCTGAAGGTTGTCCCTTATATCCGTCAGTATAAAGAGGGTTTTAATTCCCTGTTCCTGTTTGTAGGGAATTGTGATTCCCAAAACGGGTATGCCGAAGTAGGTGGATACGTTGAATACTGAGGCAGTTCCGCCCTTAGCAAGACGGATCTGTTCACTGTGGTCGTCTATGACTCCCTGAATAAAGGATTCAGATACATCCAGTTCCGCCAGAAGGCTTTCATTGTAGAAGAGCCGGCCTTCTTCGGTTATTCCGGCAAAGAGGATATTTCTTTCACTTCTGAAATAGTAGCTTTTAAAGTTCCTCTGACTGACAGAATCCTCGTCTCCTACTCCCAGAAGAAGGAGTGAGGCGCTGTTGCCGATAGCCAGAAGACTCTCTTCAACCTGTGCCGCGATTGTCTCAGATATCTTAAGGTTACTCTCTTCCACTCTGACCTGACTGTCCTGAAGAAAGAAATAGGTAGCCAGCATGATCATACCTGTGAGGGCAATTATAATGATCAGTGAGGTAATAATACTCATCTTTATCCCGATGGGATATTTGATGGTTGTTCCCGGTTCAGCCTTGCCCCTGCGATTAAATTCGGAGTTCTCTTCATCCAGCTGATCCAGATCTTCCTCTTCAGGATGAGTTATCTTTTTTTCTGCTACAGGAAATTCGCTTTCTGCAACAGATTCAGGATCAAAAAAGAGTGTCTGATCTTCCAGATTTTTTGTTTCTTCAGGGTCAAAATCCAGTTTTTTATCGTCAGGTTCGGCATTTCGAACCAGTTTTATCTTCTGATCAGGGCCGGAAAGAGTGGAGAGAAGTCGAACAGGAATCCTGTTTTTCTCCCAGAACCGTTCCGGTTCAACCCTGCTTTTGATTATAAAATAATAGGGAAGAGTCGGTGCATCGGCTTCTTCCTCCAAAGGGAGTTCCAGAGGCCCGTGAAACTGAAGACTTCCCTCCTGTTTCCAGGTTCTCAGGCTGTCGACAAGGGATAGGGGATTTTCCCATTTTGCTAAATCTATATAGGCGATTGAGAGGTATTCTCCCCTGCCTGCCTGATGAAAGACGGGGTCCGGAACCTTCAGATCCCAGTCACCTGTCCGGGTACGTTCCATGGATACTGCCCGGAGGGGGAAACGTGCAGGAAGGCTGACACCCTCTCTGGCAAAACGCTTGATTATCCATTTTAGAGATTCTTCATTTATTCTTTCGACAGATGGATATATCATTACCTGGGAAGGAGTTATGAAGCTTCCATAGTCTTCTGCCATAGTGATGCTGTCATAGATTTGACGGATCTGTTTCATGAGTGTCAGAAGAAGAGACTTTTCTCTTCCTGACAGGCGTCTTGAACCGGAAGCCTTGCTGGTCAGGTATAATCCGCCCAGAAAACTCAGTCGGCTGAGGCTTATCAGGTTTAAAAAACCTGCAAGGTAGTGGAGTTCGGAGAATGCGTGGATCAGCCCGCTGCCGGTTCTGCCGCGCTGTGTGGCTGACTGCCGGATCATAGATTCCGTCTGGGAAATCAGAGTCTCCAGATTTTTCAGGTTCTTCTTGAAATAGGGTAACAAATTCTGAGGCATGCCCTTCTCACTTCCTGGGGATTGAGGGAAGCCTGATTTCAAACACAGGGTCCTTCCTCTCATCTTATTATCTGCCGAAATACTCAAAAGAATGAGTAAAAGTTGACCAGCTGTTTCTGCAGAATCTCCAGATTCTTTTGGGAAATCTTTAAATATGCCCTGATAGATCCCCTTAATTACATTATAATAAAAGTTAGGTATTCCTGCCTCTTTTTATATCAACCGGCTTTACTACTTCACTTAAAAAGGGGTCTAGCCGATAAATTTAAAAAATGTTCCCGGAGGATCAGGTGCCAAGACAGAACAATACATTTATAAGAGCGGCAGCCGTTCTGTTAATATTGTCATTTTTCATTTCCTGCTCCGAGCGCTATCCTTTTTTTATACAGCTTCCGGAATTTGTAGAATCTGAACCGGGAGATGATAGGCCGGGAAAAATGCTGAGTATTGTCTGTGTAGATGAAAATGCAGTCATCCGTTATACAATTGATGATTCAACACCCAGTGAAATCCATGGACTAATATATGAAGAACCTCTCTATCTGGCAGCAAATACGGTCCATATTCAGGCAGTCGCCGTACGTGTCGGTTACCCCGCGGGACCTCTTGTGGAGTATTATTATGACCCCCAGGATTAGTCTGTTTTGCATCATACTGATAATTCTTCTCTTTTCCTGTTCCCAGCCTTCTGATATGGAGGATCTAGGGTTGCTGGATACGGAGTTTTACTCATTTGATCTGTACATAGATGATAATGCCGGTCTTGCCTTTGATGTGACAGGGCAGCAGGATGGAAATACTATCATCCTCGAATATCCTGATTATTCTATTCCCGGATTTCAATGGGCACCCCGATTCTCTACGGATGCAGTTTCTGTGGAAGTGGAAGGTGTGGAGCAGAGCAGCGGGAGCTCTCAGGTCAATTTCAGTAATCCTGTTACTTATACACTGACAGCCGACTCCGGTATGATTCAACAGTTTGATGTGGAATTGATCCTGCAGCCAGGTTGGCAGGATCTGGGTTCCAGTCCGGTTCTGGCAGCAGCCCTGGCTGCTTCCATAAGAACTGGATTCCTGAATAATGTGAGCCCCTACATTGTCTATCGAAATAGTATAAACGACTTATCCGCGTATACCCTTGATATGGTGGATGGAATTACCTGGAACCCCTTTGGTATAGGGGCTAATAATGTTGAAAATTTTGACTCACAAATCTGGAATTATCAGATTTGGTCTGTATATCAGACAACCGGGCCCGGAGGTAATATTGAAGCCCAGTCCTGTATCCCTCCTGCTGCCTGGTCCGGTCCTGTAATTGCGACCCCATATACCGGCAGTGCAGCCGGTTTACATAGCTTCACGGCATCTTCAAACTATCTTTTTGCTGCATGGATTGATGATTCATCTCTAAGCAAAAATCCTGTGGTCTGGGCTTTTGATGGTGCTGCCTGGCAGCCCCTGGGCAGTTCAATGGTTGAGGATGCTTATGGAGTATCACTGCATGCCCAGAGTTTCAGAGCTGTCTCGGACGGAGGGGCAAATGTTTTTGCAGCCTGTACTTTTGGAGAAGCAGAAGGGCTGATTCATCTTTTTAAATTTGATAAGGGTTCCAGTGCCTGGACCGGTGTCAGTTATGAGAGCAGTTCTTCTTCTGAAGATGCCGACAGAATCATAATCGATATGTTTTACGACAATGAAAAGCAGGCTCCAGTCATTTTTACGCGGAGCAGTAATCATAATTATGAGAATACCTTTACGATACAAGCACTCTATTACAATGAGCTGGCCGGAGTCTGGACAGATCTTGATTATATAGAAGCTCTTTATATTCCTGAATCTGATTATACTTCTCTGGATATCTGCTGGTTTGAGAACAGCCCTTCCATTGCCTACGGTACAACTGTTCTCAACTGGGATGGTGAGTCCTGGGTGAAAATAGGCAATGATAGTTCTCCTTCAGCACCTTCAGTTCAGTCTCTATCCAGGGGAGTGATAAATACTTATTTCACAGCTATGAAAGATGATGTTACAGGTGATTTAATAGGGAGGTTCTATCAGTGAAAAACAGGACTCTTAAAATTACTACAACCCTGTTAATTATTTTTCTCATCATCCTT includes:
- a CDS encoding FecR family protein encodes the protein MRSLIKDIFLSIFLLSIFAGAGYLFYEDLHGEIGNEGGEVIGEITFIENGAQRKFSGRAVWGELETSAPVYNYDSLRTIDNAGAIIKLIDGTEITLASNTYIVLEWGEEARSIEFLGGNISAAASGSDSDLQIKSEDTVIALNRASVTLNKQDGEDINLSVDEGTIDITKDGKTTNIEENYRASISDEIIVEQEAVKLKYPSNNRLIVTTSAAVPMEFSWESILPLNNPRLEIGEYKDFFRFTDYELGRNTELYSMNSIPGTYYWRISGEFTDGTEYHSPPNRVVIIRDNAPDQQVPYVDEVFEYRNTAPDLAFSWEASTLANGSRLQIATDNGFNSLVSNTSGPNNFSTISSLTEGSYFWRVIPQYTAADLVAYSSPEVRRFFIEKNDSQDPAQLILPLADETVNPLKVKEGLRFSWKADREIGTYHILISKDREMNAPLTDQWLSRNSYLMEDLPPQGDYYWMIEGLDRENKAVPPSEFRKFTVMEAVLSIDPVKPAAESLSIVESFDNIHFAWESTLDGPYKVEVFRKSGGGLPLVTQVTNSTSINIVLPGAGEYYWQVTVLDENENIVLLSSQTDFEMVQRLSPPRITGPNETEVLSLLGSTPLDIRWQPVAGASYYTADLIPGNAAYPSMERESSAETGWSIIEKRNLRAGGYTLHVQAHTPLDGGITNSSRSAIRSFNLDQVQDYGAPRLTYPANEQSISRLNIIDNKPSFRWVQTPPLARQRIRLSKDPNFSTLILDEELRTLNRAIPDLDQGSYYLQLMAKDEKGNKSPDSTIYSFSVSPVPPLPGVQSFEPLAEQIIDMETRDDLKFSWSSIPKTTYYRVALYPEASAKAIFKEEKWSRTQYNFTKLEDLNIGRFRFEVQAVREMDGKIFQESSVLGVPFELTLPEIAEIPDILSPELQYAR
- a CDS encoding adenylate/guanylate cyclase domain-containing protein, with amino-acid sequence MPQNLLPYFKKNLKNLETLISQTESMIRQSATQRGRTGSGLIHAFSELHYLAGFLNLISLSRLSFLGGLYLTSKASGSRRLSGREKSLLLTLMKQIRQIYDSITMAEDYGSFITPSQVMIYPSVERINEESLKWIIKRFAREGVSLPARFPLRAVSMERTRTGDWDLKVPDPVFHQAGRGEYLSIAYIDLAKWENPLSLVDSLRTWKQEGSLQFHGPLELPLEEEADAPTLPYYFIIKSRVEPERFWEKNRIPVRLLSTLSGPDQKIKLVRNAEPDDKKLDFDPEETKNLEDQTLFFDPESVAESEFPVAEKKITHPEEEDLDQLDEENSEFNRRGKAEPGTTIKYPIGIKMSIITSLIIIIALTGMIMLATYFFLQDSQVRVEESNLKISETIAAQVEESLLAIGNSASLLLLGVGDEDSVSQRNFKSYYFRSERNILFAGITEEGRLFYNESLLAELDVSESFIQGVIDDHSEQIRLAKGGTASVFNVSTYFGIPVLGITIPYKQEQGIKTLFILTDIRDNLQKAVQSRGITSTFIVDSTGNLIAHPDKTIVTSGVNLGDLTIVKELFSSAVNTGQIRYEQEDKEVFFGSYKKISFGRLGVITTVPEELAFEAIYRIQRRNILLMIMFVALAILIIYYYSKSLSGPIRKLVGATQAIEAGNYTLDLKPKSQDEVGVLTRAFLNMGMGLEEKERIKDAFGRFVNKEVAELAEKGEIQLGGEIKNATIFFSDIRSFTAISEQLTPEEVVIFLNEYMTLMVDCVNQTKGAVDKYIGDAIMAIWGAPISHGNDAENAVNGALLMRTALRKFNQDRGGDRKPIIKIGCGLNSGEVLAGQIGSNYRMEYTVIGDAVNLASRIEALNKPMGSDVLISQGTADIVEGIFDLVPMNKIMVKGKSEPQQIYAVLGRMDNPDRPRSMKELREKVGITGDFDNIADVNMEKEEVKYEIID
- a CDS encoding chitobiase/beta-hexosaminidase C-terminal domain-containing protein, yielding MPRQNNTFIRAAAVLLILSFFISCSERYPFFIQLPEFVESEPGDDRPGKMLSIVCVDENAVIRYTIDDSTPSEIHGLIYEEPLYLAANTVHIQAVAVRVGYPAGPLVEYYYDPQD